A genomic stretch from Solanum stenotomum isolate F172 chromosome 8, ASM1918654v1, whole genome shotgun sequence includes:
- the LOC125873926 gene encoding uncharacterized protein LOC125873926: protein MHIEKNYFDNLFNTVMDVKGKTKDNPKARMDIKEYCRRKELWLQELQNGKIVKPKASFSFTLDEKREIIEWVKNLRMPEGYASNLGKRADMNEGKLIGMKSHDCHVFMETLIPIAFSHLPERIWKPITEISLFFKDLCSGKLLESSLDRMEENILVTTTKLEKIFPCGFFDVMEHLPIHLVQEARLGGPVQTRWMYPFERKIGSSKQTIKQRGRIEGSFVQGHIGRETCDFYSYYFGHDVSCRRNRPNRNDEGDIDPLFPPISIFNQNGRGSKKRRKRGFTDMEMQSAVTHILLNCPEIQSYVNLFVNTWGNEAIYTEFSKWLRNYVYDEYSSVQHLQLVKEVALGPESQVLAMNKYCVNGFKFQTEEVSRNKKTNNSGVYIQGDVDGTGQTIEYYGVIQEIIEVRYSGWPNKKIMSSGGDGDRYREHLGVGQTKQAKKKKSRRPIDPEDIAGSITSAPERISHNAHLFAVPFGTADPQQYYLNYRQPVGASSTSQALHSRRYEDLPLQAIRRARPLSAGTPSPTGTSPQLSAMRLGDSSSEHSDAMAGTPPLTQRFVHPVVSPSSTVAPSATPHDTMSALAPGQKDKLGRVMIEPDGSS, encoded by the exons atgcacattgaaaaaaattactttgacaatttgtttaacacagtgatggatgttaagggtaagacaaaagacaatccaaaagctagaatggacataaaggaatattgtaggagaaaagagttatggCTGCAGGAATTAcagaatggtaaaatagttaagcccaaagccagcttttcattcacattggatgagaaacgtgaaattattgagtgggttaaaaatttgaggatgccagagggctatgcttcgaatttaggaaagcgggcagatatgaatgaaggaaaattgataggtatgaaaagtcatgattgtcatgtgttcatggaaactttaattcctatcgcttttagccatctacccgaaaggatatggaaaccaatcacagagataagtcttttttttaaagatttgtgttctggaaagttgttggagagtagtttagataggatggaggaaaatattcttgtcactactactaagttggagaagatatttccatgtggtttttttgatgtgatggagcATCTTCCAATTCACCTTGTACAAGAGGCCCGCCTCGGAGGTCCGGTTCAAACaagatggatgtatccatttgagag AAAAATTGGTAGTTCGAAGCAAACGATTAAGCAAAGGGGAAGGATCGAAGGATCATTTGTTCAAGGTCATATTGGGAGAGAAACatgtgatttttattcttattactttggtcatgatgtgtcatgtaggagaaacaggcccaatcgcaatgatgaaggcgatattgatcctttatttccaccaatatcaatttttaatcaaaatggtcgaGGATCTAAAAAGCGTAGAAAGCGAGGCTTCACTGATATGGAAATGCAATCAGCTGtgacacatattttgcttaattgtccaGAGATTCAATCATATGTcaa cttgttcgtaaacacatggggtaatgaagccatctatacagaattttccaaatggctgaggaactat gtttacgatgaatactcaagtgtccaacatttgcaattagtgaaagaagtagcccttggacctgaatctcaagtactggcaatgaataagtattgtgtcaatggttttaagtttcaaactgaagaagtatctaggaacaagaaaacaaataatagcgGTGTCTATATACAAGGTGATGTTGATGGTACTGgtcaaactattgaatattatggtgtAATTCAAGAGATTATTGAAGTGAGGTATTCAGGTTGGCCTAATAAGAAGATT ATGTCATCAGGCGGTGACGGTGATAGATATCGCGAGCATCTTGGAGTTGGCCAGACTAAACAGGCtaaaaagaagaagtctaggagacCGATAGATCCTGAGGATATTGCAGGATCTATTACTTCTGCGCCAGAGCGCATCAGCCATAATGCTCATTTATTTGCTGTTCCGTTTGGTACGGCAGATCCTCAGCAATATTATCTTAATTATCGTCAACCAGTCGGTGCTTCATCTACTTCACAAGCATTGCATTCACGACGCTACGAGGACCTACCTTTACAGGCTATTCGTCGAGCACGACCCTTATCGGCAGGTACTCCATCTCCCACAGGTACATCTCCTCAGTTATCTGCCATGAGGCTTGGAGATTCTAGTAGCGAGCATTCAGATGCTATGGCCGGTACGCCTCCATTGACTCAGCGTTTTGTGCATCCTGTTGTATCACCCTCGTCTACAGTTGCACCTAGTGCTACACCACATGATACGATGTCTGCTCTAGCTCCTGGGCAGAAGGACAAActtggtagagtcatgattgagccGGATGGATCATCataa